A segment of the bacterium genome:
CATGCCCGCGCGATCCTGGGCATGGAGATCAAGGGCGAGCGCGTCGCGCGTGTGTTGGTCGCGCCGGCCGCGGAGATCCTCTCGGAGTACTATTTGGCGTTCGTGACGGACCGCGCAACACGGTCTGCGGTCGCGGTCGCGTCGGCGGCGGGCGGGGTGGACATCGAAACCGTGGCACGGACGACACCCGAGAAGATCGCCACCCTTAAGATCGATCCGTTCCTCGGATGTCCGCCGTTTCAGGCCCGCGCGCTCGGGCGGCGGCTGGGATTGGCCGGCCCCTTGCTCGACCAGTTTAGCGGAATCGCCGGGACTCTCTACCGGCTCTATTGGACCGAGGACGCCGAACTTGCCGAAATCAACCCGCTCGCGGTGGTGGGGGCCGGTCTCCTGTGTGTCGATGCCAAGCTCGTCCTCGACGATAACGCGGCCTATCGCCACGCGGACCGTCCCGCGTCGGAGGAGCTGACCCCGCTCGAGCAAGAGGCCCGGTCCAATGGGCTGGCCTATGTCGAGCTCGACGGGGACATCGCGGTGATCGGCAACGGCGCGGGTCTCGTCATGAGCACGCTGGACCTCCTCGCGCACTTCGGCGGCCGGGCCGCCAACTTCCTGGATATCGGCGGCGGCGCGACGACCGAGGGGATGCGCAAAGCGCTGGATATCGTGCAGCGCAAGCCCGGGATTCGGGCGATCTTCATCAATATCTTCGGTGGCATCACCCGGTGCGACGACGTCGCCCGGGGGATCGTTCAGGATCCCCCTCGGGTGCCGGCCAGCATCCGGCTGACGGGCACCAACGAGGAAGAGGGCCAGCGCATCCTTCGCGCGGCCGGGATCACGGCGGGCCTCGACGCCGACGAAACGGCGCAAGCGGCAGTGGCCCTGGCCCGGGGGGGACGATAGCATGGCGATCCTTGTGGGCCGCGACACCCGCCTGCTGGTGCAGGGGATCACCGGCTATCAAGGCATGTTCCATGCCGGGCTGATGCTCCAGGCCGGCACACAGGTCGTGGCCGGCGTGACTCCGGGGAAGGGCGGGACGAAGGTCCACGCGGTCCCGGTGTTCGAGACCGTCGATGAGGCGGTCCGGGAAACGGGCGCAAATGCGGGCGTGATCTTCGTGCCGGCGCGGTTCGCGCGGGACGCCGCGTTGGAGTCGATCGCCAACTTGCTGAACCCCGTGGCGATCATCACCGAGGGGATGCCGGTACACGACGCCATCGAGGTCGTGGCCTACGCCGCCCGGCTGGGGGTGCGCGTGCTCGGCCCCAACGGACCGGGGGTGACGACCCCGGGTCAGTGTCGAGTCGGGATCATGCCCACCCACCTCTTTACGCCGGGCCATGTCGGTGTGGTCTCCCGCAGCGGGACGCTGACGTACGAGATCGTGGCAGGGCTCACCC
Coding sequences within it:
- the sucC gene encoding ADP-forming succinate--CoA ligase subunit beta, encoding MKLHEYQAKEVFARYGLPVQAGVVIERPEEVARLDLRYPVVVKAQVLVGGRGKAGGVKLAKTPPEAEAHARAILGMEIKGERVARVLVAPAAEILSEYYLAFVTDRATRSAVAVASAAGGVDIETVARTTPEKIATLKIDPFLGCPPFQARALGRRLGLAGPLLDQFSGIAGTLYRLYWTEDAELAEINPLAVVGAGLLCVDAKLVLDDNAAYRHADRPASEELTPLEQEARSNGLAYVELDGDIAVIGNGAGLVMSTLDLLAHFGGRAANFLDIGGGATTEGMRKALDIVQRKPGIRAIFINIFGGITRCDDVARGIVQDPPRVPASIRLTGTNEEEGQRILRAAGITAGLDADETAQAAVALARGGR
- the sucD gene encoding succinate--CoA ligase subunit alpha, with translation MAILVGRDTRLLVQGITGYQGMFHAGLMLQAGTQVVAGVTPGKGGTKVHAVPVFETVDEAVRETGANAGVIFVPARFARDAALESIANLLNPVAIITEGMPVHDAIEVVAYAARLGVRVLGPNGPGVTTPGQCRVGIMPTHLFTPGHVGVVSRSGTLTYEIVAGLTRAGLGQSTAVGLGGDPVVGMSFVDVLRLFNADPETRAMVLIGEIGGRAEEDAAAYIAAHVKKPVAAYIAGRTAPEGKRMGHAGAVISGTEGTAAHKIQALESAGVAVAQLASGVPALLRERLGAGQASKRAPG